The window TTCCTcattttgtgtattttaaaatcaCGTGACTGTCATGTGACATATTTTTACGTGTTAGCGGGAATCACTGTAGAACAAATGCTAGTCGCTTATATAATTTTCAATGGATTATCGATTTTATTAATTTGATGTTTAAAGTAGATATGGATAATTAAGTATTGTCAGTTGgtgttttatgaatgaaatgacgttttattttcaaaaatatttgaatatatatcactttaataaattttggacaattaaataattaatttgaataaaaaaaaatctaaataaattacAATATGAACTGagattaaatttttttcttcatttttagaaatttactAAAAAGTACAGAGGCTATTCACCATCACAATTAAGTTATGCATACCAGTTGGTGAAAGACAAAGACATTCCTATTAGGACAGCGGCACGTAGATATGATGTACCAGAAGCTACTCTACGACATAGACTCAGTGGGTATGTAAATCCAGAAGCAGTCAAATCAGGACCAGCTCCTTTAttcaaagaagaagaagaagccgATCTTGTTAATCACTTGAAGCTCATGGCTAGAGTGGGATATGGTTACAGCAGGTCAGAAGTTATAGATATTGCTACAAATTATGCCATTCACAAAGAATTAAGGGACAGTGAACATCCATTGTCTACAAAGTGGTATAAAAACTTCATGACTCGTTGGCCAGATTTAAAAATTGTCAAACCAAGAAGTCTTGAAATGCAGCGTGCGAAGGCTTCAtctgaggttaatgtacagaacTATTACTCTGAACTtcacaaaattttggaaaaatATGATCTGTTTGATAAACCAGAAAGAATTTACAATGTTGACGAAAAAGGAATTTGCACTAACCACAAGTCTCCATATGTTATTGCTGCTACTGGAACTACTCCACCAACTATTACCTCAGGGGACAAACACTTGGTCACAGTCTTGGGGTGTGGAAATGCACAAGGCCACAGTGTGCCACCGTTCTTTGTATTTCCTGGTAACAGGATGAGACAAGAACTTCTTGAAAATAAGTCCACAGGTGCAGACGGTGATGTTTCAGAGAGTGGCTGGTCTAATACAGAAATTTTTCACAAATACATGGAGAATCATCTTTTAAAATACATTCCTCACAGAACATCTGCTGTTCCAGTATTAGTTCTTTTTGATGGACATAAATCACACATATCAATGGAGTTAATTGAATGGgccaaaaaacaaaatattatcttATTTGTCTTACCTGCACATACAAGCCATATTCTCCAACCTATGGATGTAGGATGCTTTGGACCTTTTGAAAGGATTTTCAATAATGAATGCCACAAATTTATGCGGCAAAACTGTTCGCAACCAACAATGACCAATAACCCGTTATAATATATGTGGTCTGGCTTGTAAAGGTTATCTCCATGCACTTTCACCTAGCAATTTACAAAGTGCATTTAGAAAAACTGGGATTTATCCGTATGATCCTAACACGGTTGATCGTTCCAATTTTGCACCAGCACAAGTGTTCATTCAAGAAGATGCTCCAGAAGGAACCTGTGAACCTGAAGCCAGAGAACCTGTTCATGAAATTGAACCAATTGAGAATGATATAGATGTACCTGTTCATGAAATTGAACCAATTGAGAATGATATAGATGTACTTGTTGAAGaaattgaaattaacataaaCAATGTAGAACAAAATGAAAATGCTTCAACAATCTATGAAACACAAGAAAAAACAGTATCAGagaaaaatgacaatttttttgaagACCGAGAGAAAAACCTATTTAAAAAGAAACCTAGAACTAAACAAAGACGCTATTTGAGCAAAGTGGTAAGTGGAAAAGCGATTACAGAGGATGaaacaattgaaaaaattaaGGAGCATAAGGAGAATGTTAGCCGAAAACCAAGTAAGAAAAGTCAATCAAATGAGAAAGAAAAACATGTAGCTAAACCTAAAAAATCCTCAAAACAAGTTCAGCCAAAAAGAGGTCCAAAAAAGACAATAACAGTGGTTGATGAACCTTGTGCTAGTACTTCGGGACTTAATTTGAGAGGAGGGCCCATTAGCATTATTGATGATTCAATGGACTCTGATGTCATAGAAGATGAAGAACCTTGCTGTGTATGCAAACTGACTGGTCTTCCTCTAGAACTaagaaaatgtaattttattgtGTTTGCCAGTTGGGGACAGTGTACTATAGAAAATTGTGGTCATTGGGTTCATCTTAAATATTGTTGTCAAAAAATAGTGCTGAGGAGGCATGACACTTTTGTATGCCCTTGTCATGGTACATCAACAGAGGAATAAGAGGCTTTAGCTGCACAGATGATTCTTCTGTAATCAATCATTAAACAATTAATATTGCTTTTTTTGTTACTATTATTAAAGTGaattaaaatcttaaaagttGTTGATATAATTGATTTTGCTGAACAGTGTTAACCTTAAAGAATCCGGATTGAAGCATTTTTTCGATTAGCAGGTATGTGTAAGTGTTTTTTACTGGTTCGTTTACAGTGCGTCATTACTGGTACCCATCATTATTTGACAGACCGTTCATAACGTtagcaaacatgatttttattgttgTTACTGTTTCAAATATCAACTCTTTAATGGCTGAAATATATTAACAAGTTATCAATCTTTAATTCCATTTcgtttttctaattcttttaaatggtggattaaattcAGAGACAGAAACAACCTTAAGTGCGTCATTACTGGTTCCTCAGggatatttccattctcaattttatcaatgcAGAAACTGCAATATAatttgaacaagaatgtgtcatagtacatgtacacagatgccccatccgccctatcaatggactgtgaaattggagtaaaaactctattaatttgaaagatcatatcatagggaacatgtggactaagtttcaagttcaactgttgattggacttcaacttcattaaaaactacctcgaccaaaaactttaaccttaagcgggacagacagacaaacgacaaacagaccagaaaacataatgcccataaatagggcataaaatTGACACAAGGGTGACACTAATATGGTGCAATCAGCTAGTATATCTCAATATACCTCAAAATGTAGCTATAATTGAACCTTGTAAATGACTAGCAACATAGTAAACAAACAGTAATttctaaattaaacaaaaactttgAACACGTTTTCATTGCTTCATCTAACAAATAAAATcccttttaattttattattggtTACTTCACTTTACAAAATTCTATGTAAAACATAGACATTAGTGAAACATGTAAAACTTATAGATTCAGATGATGTGCAAGAGAGATAGAGACGGATGTGTGCGATTTGGTTGGATTTATATGTTGAAATTACCCAGATTTGATTGCATCAAATATTGGATGATTAGGAGGACTTTTTCCATCTTTGACCGCACTTTCTGTCTCCCCAGGACCATGTTTATGATCTCTGGAGGCTGGTGTTTGGTTAGTTGACATGTTTCCTTTCCGAGATGTTCCAACATGTACATAAATTATTTAACGGATTTACAGACGAAACGAAAGACGGGCTTTCGAAACGTTTCGGTCACATACCAATTCGTCCACAGGTCGTTTCGGCCAAACTTCCAGTTCGTCCACAGGCATTTCGGTCATACTTTGCCTTATTATGCATTCAAGTGGTATGATAGAGAATAAGAAAAAAGGAAGAATTTTGTCAAACTTagccaaaatatgaaatatattttgtaatagaTTCAAAACCAAATAAAAATGTCAGACATGTAAATCAAGGTCACCGAGCCACGTGCACCgagctgaatttttttttctcagtagaCACTGGTTGTGAAAAAGGAGGATTTTGTTAGATAaccatattttgttaaattatacaTCACTTTTTATCAACACGTtatcttgtttttaaaatgttatttcaatttgATTGTGAACTTTACGAATATTTTTGTAACATTCTTTActgaattaaggtggtacctaacactacacagagataactctgtaaaatctgcaaaacgttttaattacgttgtgttgttaaggtaatattaagcttctcaatgatcaaaataagtgtttgtcaagctgctatataaccagtgtaatttttctgattaaacggttggttcaaatattttaaaatttttatatttttgtcaaagggtcaaagtaaatactttgtcaaaattttaagaaaattaaacgagccgaattaattttagtgaaagtgttgagTACCACCTTAAAATACATCTTTATCTAATATGCATATAGATTAATGATTAAAAtgttggttggtttttttttactatttttataaaaaaaaaaaaatctttttctaccTTTTATcaaggacgtatgttagttatacatgttatacatgtaagtccttttatataaaaatcatgGCCGCAATGACTTTACAAAGTTTGTCCGAACTCAGTTCGTGGCAGCATGGCCGAAACGACTGTTGCCGAACTGGCTGCATGACCGAAATCATCTTCGCttgccaagggttacgatccactcccgctctcttcacccttggcggattgagccaacatttcggagacacaaggtaaggatttttattggttgcagtcaaaactcgctgcatccaatcaaaatgcgcatataacatgatcacgtgtaaatgtagaaagtgtttgtaaacaattgccacgtgttttttgtgcaacaagtctttacattcctaaacatacgactatatttagtgcaaacttgaatgtttttaatcaacaaatagaagttcctgtgtatgtttcatgcacaaatgcatgaatgttgacgtatgttttcatttccggctttaccaagtgtgtagaatctaaactggtccgccgttctatctaTAGCTTCGCACCGAAGGAACGGGTTGGAGGtattgtcacattggcattaaTTGGACGAGTCTTACAAATTCAACGATTCGCTAATAAAATTGGCCAATTAAAGTGATAGGAAATTGACCTCATATGTTAATACTGCGATGCCGCAAAATAGATAAGTATCTGTTAATTAACCCCATGGTAGTAGCGCAGATAAATGACCAACGAGCGTGTTAACATGTTCTTGACAAACTGAGCCGGTATCTTTTGTTCCCTTTAGAACTCAGTAGGGTAATAAATGtgctaatttttctttaaatttgctATCAGTATAATACATAATTAAACATAGCCCATGATGTACTAGTCTCGTCGAATTATTAAATCCcgtggtcagaattctgaccacgggatttaggccatacctgttgtcagtgtagcgataagtgaacacaacaggggtccagtttatgtagaatctagacgctaccgtgtttttacctccaaattgaagagttcaagtgctaccattggtcaagaataatgtattcggaattggCGTGATTTTTATCTTCCGATAGATTGCGCAccattgttatcacaaatgttggctcaatccgccaagggtgaagagagcgggagtggatcgttacccttggctagcgaagatggacCGAAATTACTGTTGCCGAACTGGTAGTGCGGCCGAAATGACTGTTGCCGAACTGGTAGCATGGCCGAAATGACTGTTGTCGAACTGGTAGCATGGCCGAAATGACTGTTGCCAAACTGGTAGTGTGGCCGAAATGACTTGGCGAAACGTCCTGCATCGAAATTCAGAGATAGGGAACACTGAGACCACTATGACAAAGAGTAGTCTCGGGTCAACACGGTCACCATGGCGTCATTTATATTACATTGGGATGTGGAATGATTACTATAATTACATTTCGACTTTCCAACATAGTCCATTTACATCCATATAGGCCCAATTGATAATTCCATGCAAGTGTCATTACTCTTTCAGAAAAAATATGAGCAAAGGTGCGTGCTTCTGATTTATCTGTTTTAACAATCCTAAAATATATCTCTTCAATCAGTAAAATTTACTGAACTTTATTCATGTGCAAATTGTCATTTACGCTGAATCAAAAACTTGACAAACTCTCCGACCTTTATAGtaattattcattatttaattatGGGCCGAATCGACTTGGGGCCGGAACGACCTGATACCTAGAAGAACTAACAGATTCGTTACAcatgaaaatctacaaatttaaTTTTCAGTACTCCTCGCGACTTTAGCACTGATTTCACGATAACGTTAGAAGGCCggaaatttcataaataatggCTGCTGCTATGGATGTCGATGACGGTGATCTTGGAGAATCTTCAGGTTTGGGAGCAGACAAAGCTGGAAAGAAGAGATTCGAagttaaaaaagtaaaacatttcgACCTTTTACACAAACTCATTCCTTTTTCGGAAATAATATCTACGCATCTTGAGTGTTACTGATGAttctatttttactattttagAAATACGAAAATTATACgaaacattttattaaagaaagctCAATTATGAAACATAATCATTAATATCATAGATACATTTAGAGTAGTCCAAATAagtatgacatcttgaaaggctatcatatttttttttttgatgccTTACATGGTCGTAAGACgtcaaagcaaaaattaaaaatagccttccaagacttcaaagaagtcataattatttggactaatttTAGAGTTGGCCAAAAGCAAAGGGCCTTACTCAGGTTGAGCTCAAGTCAGGAAAAGTTGGGTATTCCTTGTTTTCAGAGTACACTCTGACTCCAGTTTTTCTGGTGTTataaaaacagtatatatatatatatatatataaacgcct of the Mytilus galloprovincialis chromosome 8, xbMytGall1.hap1.1, whole genome shotgun sequence genome contains:
- the LOC143042907 gene encoding uncharacterized protein LOC143042907: MPKTPPRKKFTKKYRGYSPSQLSYAYQLVKDKDIPIRTAARRYDVPEATLRHRLSGYVNPEAVKSGPAPLFKEEEEADLVNHLKLMARVGYGYSRSEVIDIATNYAIHKELRDSEHPLSTKWYKNFMTRWPDLKIVKPRSLEMQRAKASSEVNVQNYYSELHKILEKYDLFDKPERIYNVDEKGICTNHKSPYVIAATGTTPPTITSGDKHLVTVLGCGNAQGHSVPPFFVFPGNRMRQELLENKSTGADGDVSESGWSNTEIFHKYMENHLLKYIPHRTSAVPVLVLFDGHKSHISMELIEWAKKQNIILFVLPAHTSHILQPMDVGCFGPFERIFNNECHKFMRQNCSQPTMTNNPL